The Armatimonadota bacterium genome segment ATCGAAGCGGTCCACCCGCGGCCCGAGGAGCTCGCGGAGCTCGAGGCCGCCCGCACGCGCCTCGTGCACGCGGGCCGCCTCGCGGAGGCCACGGGCGGCGCGTACGAGGCCCTGTGCGGGGAGGAAGGCGCGATCCGGTTCGTGGGCAAGGCGGCGGCGCTCCTGCGTCAGGCCTCTCAGTGGGACCCAGGGCTTTACCCCCTGCTGCAGGCTCTGGAGGCAGCGCGGGTCCAGCTGGACGAGGTGGGCCTGGAGCTGCGGCGGTATGCGGAGGAGGTGCAGGCGGATCCCCGCCGGCTGGAGGAAGTGGAAGTGCGCCTCCATGCCCTGCGCGCCCTGCAGCGCAAGTACGGGGACACGGTGGAGGAGATCCTCGCGTACCGGGAGCGGGCCCTGCAGGAGATCGCACACCTGGAGAACCTGGAGCTGCACCGCGCGGAGGTGGAAGGGGCCCTCCGGGAAGCGGAGGGGGCGTTGGGCCACGCGGTGGCCGCGCTGAGTGCCGCCCGCCGCGAGGCCGCCCGCAGGCTCGAGCGGTCCGTGGAGGCGCACCTCCGGGAGCTGGGAATGCCCGAGGCGCGGTTCTGGGTGGGCTTCGAGATCCGGGAGGATCCGGAGGGGGTGCGGGTGCTCCTCCCGGAGGAGGAGCACCGGCGCCTCCAGGTGACCCCTCGGGGCGTGGATCGCGTGGAGTTCCTCTTCTCCGCCAACCCCGGGGAGCCTCCCCGACCGCTTCACCGGGTGGCCTCCGGCGGGGAGCTGGCGCGCCTCATGCTGGCGCTGCGCAGCGCTCTTGCGGAGGCGCACCCCACCCCCGTGATGGTCTTCGACGAGGTGGACGCGGGGGTCGGTGGACACGCCGCCCACGTGGTGGGCACCAAGCTCGCCTCCCTGGCCCGCGGGGCTCAGGTCCTGTGCGTCACCCACCTGGCCCAGATCGCGGCGCGGGCGGACGTGCACCACGCCATCCGAAAAGTCACCTCCGGCGGCCGCACCCGCACGGAGGTCCACCGGGTGGAGGGCGATGCGCGGGTGGAGGAGATCGCCCGGATGCTCGCCGGGGATCCGCCCACGGAGCTGAGCCGGAGGCATGCGCAGGAACTGCTCCTGCGCCACCGGACCGCCCGTTCCCGATAGCCACCTCGTTGCTTGTGCGGGGCAGAGCGCGCGGATAGAATCCACAGGGGTAGGAGGTCCCGCTTTGACTAAGTACATCTTCATCACCGGCGGAGTGGTTTCCGGGTTGGGGAAGGGCATCACCGCCGCGTCCTTGGGGCGACTGCTGGTGGCGCGCGGCCAACGGGTCACCATGCTGAAGTTCGATCCGTACGTGAACGTGGACGCGGGCACCATGAATCCGCATCAGCACGGGGAGGTCTTCGTCACAGAGGACGGGGCGGAGACGGACATGGACCTGGGCCACTACGAGCGATTCCTCGACAGCGATCTCGGCCGGGACAACAACACCACCACGGGCCGCATCTATGGGGCCGTGATCCAGCGGGAGCGTCTGGGGGAGTACCTGGGGGCCACGGTGCAGATCATCCCGCACGTCACCAACGAGATCAAGGACGAGATCCGGCGGGTGGCGGAGCAAAGCGGCGCGGACGTGGTGATCGTGGAGGTAGGGGGGACCGTGGGCGACATCGAGAGCCTGCCGTTCCTGGAGGCCATCCGGCAGTTCCGTCGACAGGTGGGCGAGCAGAACTGCCTGTACGTGCACGTCTCCCTGGTTCCCTACCTCCCGGGATCGGGAGAACTGAAAACGAAGCCCACCCAGCACTCCGTCCGGGAGCTGCGGAGCATCGGGATTCAGCCGGACATCATCGTCTGTCGCACGCCGCAACCCCTCACGCCCTCCGTGCGGGAGAAGATCGCGCTGTTCTGCGACGTGGAACCGGAGGCGGTAATCGAGGCGCGGGACGCGGAGACCATCTACGAAGTGCCCCTCATCCTGGAGCGGGAGGGTCTGGGCAGGCTCGTGGTGCGAGCCCTGGGGCTCCCGGATACGGAGCCGGACCTGGAGGAGTGGCGGGAGATGGTGGATCGCCTCAGGCACCCCCGCCACCGGGTGCGCATCGCCCTGGTGGGGAAGTACCTGGGGGTGGAGGACTCCTACGTGAGCATCGTGGAGGCCCTGCGGCACGGCGGCATCGCGAACAATGCCCACGTGGAGATCGTGAAGGTGGACGCGGAGGACCTGGAGGCCCTCCCTCAGGAGGAAGTGGAAGCCCGCCTCCATCCCTTCGACGGCATCCTGGTATGTCCAGGGTTCGGGAGCCGGGGGGTGGAGGGGAAGGTCAGGGCCATCCGCTACGCCCGGGAGAAGAAGGTCCCGTTCTTCGGGGTGTGCTACGGGATGCAGTGGGCGGTGGTGGAGTTCGCCCGGAACGTGTGCGGCCTGGAGGGGGCGAACACCACGGAGGTGGATCCCCATAGCCCGTACCCCGTGATCGACCTGCTGCCCGAGCAGAAGGCGGTGCGCGAAAAGGGCGGAACCATGCGGCTGGGCAGCTACCCCTGCCACCTGGTTCCGGAGACCCTCGCGTACCGGGCCTACGGGCAGCCGGTGGTGTGGGAGCGGCACCGCCACCGCTACGAGGTCAACAATGAGCTGCTGCCCCGCCTGGTGGAACGGGGGCTCCGGGTGAGCGGCATCTACCCCGACAAGAACCTGGTGGAGATCGTGGAGCTCCAGGACCACCCGTGGTTCCTGGGCACCCAGTTCCACGCGGAGTACAAATCGCGGCCCACCCGTCCGCACCCCCTGTACCGGGCCTTCGTGGCCGCGGCCCTGGAGTATGCGGAGCGCCACCGGGAAGTTCTCCCCGCGGACGTGCGCGGCCTGACCCCGAGCCATTAGGAGGCCGAGGTGGAGGACCGGCCGGAGGAAGTCCTCTCGTTCCGGTACCCCTTCGAGGGAAGACTGGTGCGGGTGCGGGTCGAAGAGGTACGGCTTCCCAGCGGACGGACCGCCACCCGGGAGATCGTGGAGCACCGGGGTGCCGTGGCCATGGTCCCGGTGACGGAGGGGAACGAGGTGCTGCTCGTGCGGCAGTACCGCCGGGCCCTGGATCAATGGACCCTGGAGATCCCTGCAGGCACCCTCGAGCCGGGGGAGACGGTGGAGGCGTGCCTGCACCGGGAACTCGCGGAGGAACTGGGCATGGAGGCAGATCGGGTGGAGCCACTCCTCACGTTCTTCCCCTCTCCCGGGTTCCTCACGGAGCGGGTCCACCTGTACCTGTGCACCGGGCTCCGGCCAAGGCCCAGGCCTCAGGGAGATGAGGAGGTCCTACAGGCCGTGTGGGTTCCTCTCCCGGAGGCCTTGGACATGATCGGTCGGGAGATCCAGGATGCGAAGAGCATCCTGGGGATCCTGCTGGCCGCGAGACGGGGTGGAACCCATGGAGCGTGAGGAGCTGAGGGCGCTCCTCGGGCCCGTGGACGCCTTCCTGGAGCACCTGCGGCTGGAAGCGGGGTGTAGCCCGCACACCTGCGCCGCCTACCGGACGGACCTGGTGGACTTCGCCCGGTTCGTACGGGCGCGGGGGGTAACGGATCTCCGAAGGGTGTCCCGGGCGGAGGTGACCCTCTACCTGTTCAGCCTCCGACACCGGGGCATGGCTCCGGCCACGGTGGCGCGGCGGCTCGCGGCCCTCCGGGCCCTGTACCGGTTCCTCGTGCAGGAGGGCGAGACGAGGGCGGACCCCACGGAGGACGTCACGGGTCCAAGGCGACGGCGTCCGCTTCCGAGGGTACTCTCCCGGGAAGAGGTGGCGCGCCTGCTGAACGCTCCCCCTGCGCAGACCCCGGAGGGGCTGCGGGACCGCGCCATCCTGGAGCTGCTCTACGCCAGCGGGCTGCGGGTGGCGGAACTGGTGGGGCTGGAGGTGGGGGATGTGGATCTGGAGGCGGAGCTCGTGCGGGTCACGGGAAAGGGCCGCCGGCAGCGGGTGGTGCCCGTGGGGAGCTACGCCGTTCGAGCCCTGGAGGCCTACCTGACCCTGGGGCGGCCCGCGTTGTTGCGCGGACGACAGGCCCGCGCGCTGTTCGTGAGCCGGAGGGGAAGGTCGCTGAGCCGGCAGTGGATCTGGGGAATGCTGCGCCGGTACGCACACCTCGCAGGAATCCGCTCTCCTGTAAGCCCGCACGTGCTGCGCCACTCCTTCGCCACGCACCTGTTAGAGGGCGGGGCGGACCTGCGGGCGGTCCAGGAGCTCCTGGGCCACGCCAGCATCGCCACCACCCAGATCTACACCCATGTCACCCGGGAGCACCTCCGCCGGGTCTTCGACCGCGCCCATCCCCGGGATCGGATACCCGTGCCATGAGGGGGATCTGGGAGCGCGTGCAAGAGGCAGTTTCGGCCATCCAGGCCCGGGTGCGAATCCGGCCCGAAATCGGCGTCGTCCTGGGGACAGGGCTGGGAGCCCTGGTGGACCACGTGGAGCGGGTGGGTACGGTGCCCTATGCGGAGATTCCACACTTTCCCCGGCCCACGGTGGAGGGGCACGCGCAGGAGCTCGTCCTGGGGCATCTGGAGGGGAAGTCCGTGGCGGTCCTGCGGGGCCGGGTTCACCTCTACGAGGGCTACTCCCCGCAGGAGGTGGTCTTCCCGGTGCGGGTACTGCACGGACTGGGCTGTCGCCTGCTCCTGGTGACCAATGCCGCGGGCGGACTCAACCGGGAGTGGCGGGCGGGGGATCTGATGGTGATCTCCGACCACATCAACCTCCAGGGCACCAATCCTCTCCTCGGTCCCAACGACGAGCGCCTGGGCCCTCGGTTTCCGGACATGTCCCGGGCGTACGATCCGGAACTCGTGGCCCTCGCGGAGCGGTGCGCCCTACTGGAGCGCATTCCCCTGCGCAAGGGGGTCTACGTGGCGGTCTTAGGTCCTTCCTACGAGACGCCCGCGGAGCTCCGGATGCTGCGGCTGCTGGGCGCGGATGCGGTCGGCATGTCCACGGTCCCGGAGGTGATCGCGGCTCGGCACCTGGGGATGCGGGTGCTGGGGATCAGCGCCATCACGGACATGGCCACGGGCGAGGTGGTGCAGCCCGTGACCCACGAGGAGGTGCTCCGGGTGGCCAGGGAGCTGGAGCCCCGGTTCGTACGGCTGGTGCGATGCATCGTGCGGGAGCTGCCCCTGTAGGGGGAGCCCGTGCAACGCACGGGGGACCGCGGGAGCTTCCAGCGGACGGGGCCGCCTTCGGGAGGTGGCGGAGAAAAAGGGGGGAGTTGCGGCGTTCCGGATGGAGGATCGCATGAGGCCGTATGATCTCATCCGCAAGAAGCGGGACGGAGGGGAGCTCACCGCGGAGGAACTTACCTTCCTGGTGGACGGGTTCGTGCGGGGCGAGGTGGCGGACTACCAGGTGAGCGCGTGGCTCATGAGCGTGTACTTCCGTGGGATGACGGACCGGGAGACCGCGGACCTCACCCTGGCCATGGCCCGCTCCGGCTGGATGCTGGACCTGAGCGGGATCCCGGGGCCGAAGGTGGACAAGCACAGCAGCGGCGGGGTGGGGGACAAGACCTCCTTAGTGGTGGTACCGCTCGTGGCCTCCTGCGGGGTGAAGGTGCCCAAGATGTCGGGACGCGGCCTGGGGCACACGGGTGGGACCATCGACAAGCTGGAATCCATCCCCGGGCTGCGCACGGAGATTCCCATAGACCGATTCCTGGAGCAGGTGCGGCGGGTGGGATGTGCCATCGTGGCGCAGTCCGAGGATCTCGCGCCCGCGGATAAGAAGATGTATGCTCTCCGGGACGTGACCGCCACCGTGGACAGCATCCCCCTGATTGCCAGCAGCATCATGAGCAAGAAGCTGGCGGCGGGGGCGGATGCCATTGTGCTGGACGTGAAGACGGGGAGCGGGGCCTTCATGAAGCGGGTGGAGGATGCCGTGCGCCTGGCCCGGAGCATGGTGGAGATTGGGCGACAGTTGGGAAGGCGGACGGTGGCGGTGGTGAGCGACATGGACCAGCCCCTGGGACGGGCGGTGGGGAATGCCCTGGAGGTGAGAGAGGCCATCGGGGCCCTGCGCGGGGAGGGGCCGGAGGACTTGGTGGAGCTGTGTCTCGTGCTGGGCACCCAGATGCTTCTGGTGGCCGGACACGTGCAAACGGAAGAGGAGGGACGACGGCTTCTGCGCGCTCAACTGCACAGTGGGGCGGGGCTCCAGAAGCTCGCGGAGATGGTCGCGGCTCAGGGGGGAGACCCCGCCGTGGTGGACGATCCTGGACGGCTCCCACGGGCCTCCGTGACGGTGGAGGTGACGGCTGCCGAAAGCGGGTACGTGCAAGCCATGGACACGGAGGCCATCGGCCGGGCCGCGGTGGCTCTGGGTGCAGGCCGGTTCCGCAGGGAAGATCGGATCGACCACGGGGTAGGGCTATGGGTGGAAGAGAAGGTGGGCTCGAGCGTGGACAGAGGCCAGCCGCTCGCGCGACTCCTCTGCCGGGATGCGGAAACCGGGGCGGTGGTCGCCCGGTGCGTCCGGATGGCCTACCGGATCGGGCCGGAAGCCCCCCGGGGGCGGTCGCTGATCCACACCCTGGTGGCGTAAGGCGGATTGCGATCCCTGGTAATGCCCTCGTGGTTCTGGTAGGCCCCGCGGGAAGCGGCAAGAGCACCTTTGCGCAGAAGTGGTTTTCTCCCACGCAGATCGTGAGCAGCGACCGATGTCGGGCCATGATCAGCGATGAGGAATCGAACCTGGCGGTGAGCGGGCGGGCTTTCCAGCTCTTCTACGAGCTCATCCGCCACCGCCTCGCCCTGGGGCGGCTCACCGTGGCGGACAGCACTGCCCTCTCGCCCCGGGTCCGGCGGGAGCTTCGGGGCCTGGCCCGCCGGGCAGGGGTTCCCGTGGTGGTTCTCGTATTTCTCACCTCGCGGGAGATGTGTCTTGCCCGGGACGGAGCCCGGGAACGTCGGGTGGGACCGGAGGTGATCGAGCGACACCACCGGATGCTGCAGGCCGCCCTGGAGCAGATCCCCCGGGAGGGCTACGACGCCTGGTACGTGTTGGACGAGCGCGGGCAGGATGAGATCGCCATCGAGATCGCCGCCCCCTCTAGACCACGTGCGGAGACTCCATCCAATCGGAAGGAGGTGAGGGAGATGGCCATCAGCCGCGTGGGGGTGGTGGGGTGTGGTCTGATGGGGTCCGGTATTGTGGAGGTGTGCGCCCGGGCCGGGTATCAGGTGGTGGTGCGGGAGGTAAACGAGGACCTCCTGCGGCGAGGCCTGCGCCGGGTGGAGCAGTCCATGGCCCGGGCCGTGGAACGGCAGAAGATGACCCCGGAGGAGCGGGACGCGGCGTGGACCCGGATCCACGGAACCACGCGGCTGGAGGAGCTGGGGGAGTGCGATCTCGTGATCGAGGCCATTACGGAGAACATGGACCTTAAAAAGGAGCTGTGGCGGGCCCTGCACGGGATCTGCCCGAACCACACCATCTTCGCCAGCAACACAAGTTCGCTGTCCATCACGGAGATGGCCTCCGTGACCGGCCGGGCAGACCGGTTCTGCGGCCTGCACTTCTTCAACCCGGTGCCCGTGATGCGTCTGGTGGAGCTGGTGCGGGGAGCGCTCACCAGCGAGCAGACCGTCCAGACCTGCCGGTCCTTTGCGGAGTCCCTGGGCAAGACCGTGGTGGTGGCAAAGGACTACCCCGGCTTCATCGTGAACTCCCTCTCTCTGCCCTACCTGCTCGAAGCGGTCCGGGCCCTGGAGCGGGGGCTTGCCACGAAGGAGGACATCGATACCGCGGTGCGCCTCGGTCTCAACCATCCCATGGGGCCGTTCGAGTTCCTGGACCTGGTGGGGATCGACACCACGTACTACATCGCGGAGGCCATGTTCGCAGAGCTGAAGGATCCCAAGTACGCTCCGCCCGTGCTGCTCAAGCAGATGGCCCTGGCAGGCCTGCACGGACGCAAAACAGGGAAGGGGTTCTACGAGTACGGCGGATAGCCTCCCCGCGGCACACCCTGCAGGAGCCAGGGAATCCGGTGGGGAGGGCGGACTCACGGAGAGGGTGCGGCCGATTCCAGGTATGCCACCTCCTCCGGGGTGAGAGACCAGCCCAGGGCTCCGGCGTTCTCCTCCACCTGACGGGCGTTCTTCGCCCCGGGGATGGGCACGGCGCCTCGGCAGACCAGCCAGTTCAGGGCCACCTGCGCCGGTGTTTTCCCCCGCGCCTGGGCGACCTCCCGGAGCGCGCGCAGCAGGTCGGCCCGCTGGTGCACGAGCCGGGCGAACCGGGCCCTCCGCACCCCACCCGGCAGGCGGTCTGGCCCGTACCTGCCCGCCAGCAGGCCCATCCCGAGAGGGCTGTACGCGAGCAGCACCGCCTGCAGCTCGCGGCACGCGTCCACCACGCCGTTGCGCTCCGGCCTGCGGTCGAGGAGGCTGTAGGAGACCTGCACCGTCGCAAGCCGCACACCCCTCCGGCCGAGGCGATCCGCGGCCCGGCGGATCTGGTCCGCGCGGAAGTTGGAGACGCCCACCTGCTCGGCCAGGCCCTCTTCGACCGCGTCCGCCAGTGCCTCGGCCCAGAACTCCACGGACCGGGGCAGGAATGGCCAGTGCACCTGGTACAGGAACACGCGGTCCAGGTTCAACCGGCGCAGGCTCGCGCGTAGCGCCCTCACTAGGCTCCGGCGGGTCAGGCGCCAGGGGAAAGGCATGAACTTGGTGGCCACCAGCACCGGCGCCTCGGTTTCCCGTACCAGGCGTCCCAGCAGCCGCTCCGCGTACCCACCTCCGTACACCTCCGCGGTGTCCACGAGCCGCAGGCCGGCCCGGACCGCGGCGCCGAACGCCCCCCGCAGGTCTTCCTCCCCGTAGCCGCGCCCAAATCCCCACACCCACCGGTCGCCCCACTGCCAGGTACCGAGGCCCAGAGCGGGGACCCAGCGGCCCCCGAGCCACACGCCCTGCACGCTCTCCACACGCCCAAGATTACCGCAGGAAGCCCCCGGGGCGGTTTCCCTCCGGCCGGGTTGCCCAGACCCTCAACGGTTCAGGAGGTGGGTTCGGCCTCGTCGGATTTGCAGAGGAGGTCCACCAGGGCGACCAGTTGGTGCAGCCCGGGGTGGGAGCTGGCCTGGCGGACCCTGGTGGCCAGGGCGGGTAACCAGCTGCTCACGTGTTCCCGCAGGAAGGACCGCCGAGCCTGGCTGCACACCTCCGCGTCTTCTTCACGGCCTACGAGGCACGCGCACGCCTCCTGCGTGCACACGAAGGCCAAAAACTCCAGCTGAGCGGCCAGGTGGTCTGGACGGTCGCCGCGGGCCTCGAAGCCAAACGCCCGGTAGAACCCAGCGATGTCCGCAATCTGCTGCAGATTCGGCCCGCCCAGGGCAGGCGAGGCCTGGGCGGCGTAGCTGGCCGCGTACGGCGGGACCGAGCCGCGCTCGAAGACGCGTGCGTACTCCGTGCGGTAGGCCTCCGGGTCTTGTTCCACCTGCTCGAGGAAGGCGCGGAAGCGGGCTCGGCCCTCGGTGAGCTCCAGCTGTGCCAGGCTCCGGTCCAGCCACTCCACCGAGTCCCGCGGGACCGCGCCGCCGCTCCACGGTGCCAGCAGCCTCGCGCAGGCTCCGTATGCTACCGCCCTGGCCAGCAGGCGCCGGGGAGCTCCGCAATCTGTGCTCACGGTTCCACCCGCAGCTGGCCCAGGAGGGTGATGGACTTGCGGGCTCCCCGGTCGCCGTGGGCCCCCTGCCACACCCCGAAGGCCACCGCGTACGTGCCACCCGGACGGAGCGTGATCTCCTTGGGATCAGCGGCGCGAAGGGGCTTGCCGAGCACCACCCGCCACCGCCCCTCCTTCCAGGTACCTCGTCCCGCGGCGTTCTGGGTCGGTAGCTGTTCCAACGTCCCGGCTCCCTGCGCTACCAACTTCTCCACGGGGCTGGCCTTGCGGGGCTGGGAGAGGGGGTTGCCCACGTGCCACCCGGGCAGCCACCGGCGGGCTTCAGGGGGATAGGCGTCCGGGAGTTTCGGCGGGTGCTGCGCACCCACCAGAGGCGGGTAGAAGTCGAAGGCCACGTTGGGAAACGCCGTCTCGAGGTCCTGGAAGCCTGCGTCCACGTCCAGCTGCCAGTCTGCGCGCCAGTGCAGCACCGTCGCCGGCGTCTTCGGCGTCCCCATCATCCACTCGGTGGCGCCCGCACCCGCGGGCAAGAGCATGACCCCGCATCCGTCTTTGAACTCCCGGCTTTTGACCGTCCTCCGATCCGGACGGGGGTCCTGCCACTCCAGGAGGAACGCCACCCGTTGGCCGTCGTGGGCGGCGCGGACCCGCAACGAGGCCACGGACGGACGTATCTTGGTGGGCAGCGCCATGGCCTGGCCCACCAGACCGACCTCTGTGGGCGGCACGCTGCGCCAGACCTCCGCCTCGGGATCCACTGCCAGGGGTGCGGGGACACGCAGCGCCCGCAGGTCGGGCTGGGCGGAGGGCTGTGCCGGCGCCGAGGAGGGCAGGGCAACTGTGCCCAGAGCTGCGAGTCCGGCCAGGGCCTGACGTCGGGTGATCTTTTGGACCGCCATGGGAGCACCTCAGGTGACGTTGTACCGGTAGGCCCGGTGGTCCGGGTCGTAGGCGGGCCGGACCATGGTGGGCTCCTTGAGGGGTACGCGCACCACCTCCTCCCCGCGGTCGTCGTACCCATACACGAGCCCCCGGGCGACCCGGAAACGGTGCACGATCCGGTCCGTGGACACCGCCAGCAGGAGCACGCCCCGCAGCTCCTCATCCTTCCCCTCCATGGCCCGTCGGTAGGTGGCCGCGGCCTGCTCCACGCCGGGTCCGAAGAGCATCTGGAGGAACCGGAGGTTGCCCACGTGCACGGGCGGGATGTAGTACACGTTCGCCTCCAGACCCAGCTGCGGAAGTAGCGGCAGGGCCACCTTGCGCACGTGGACGAGGAAGTCCACGGGGTTGTCGGGGCGTGCCCGGTCTGGGGTGCTCACGAACCCGAAGGTCCGGATCTTCCCGATACAGGTACGCATGCAGCGGGGCTGGATCCCCCGTTCCACCGCGGGGAAGCAGAGCACGCACTTCTCCGACACCCGGGTGGTGTGGTTGTAGAAGACCTTCTTGAACGGGCACTCCTTCAGGCACTCACGGTACCCGCGGCACCGCTGCTGGTCCAGAAGCACGATGCCGTCCTCGGGCCGCTTGTAGATGGCCGTGCGGGGGCAGCTGGCCAGGCACGCAGGGTACGTGCAGTGGTTGCAGATGCGGGGTAGGTAGAAGAACCACAGGTCGTGGGGCAAGCGCAGGTAGAAACGCTCCTCCGTGAGGGGCGCGTTCGTCTCGTCCTCTCCCCGGTTCGGATACGCGTAGTCCAGGTCCTCGGGGAGGTAGCCCAGGGCGCGCTCGCCCGCTGGCGCCGCCTCGAAGACGGTCTTGCCCCGGTAGACGCCGCCCTCCCAGGTCTGCGGACCGAGCCTTTCCAGAATCCGCACGTCCCACGCCAGGGGGTAGGAGCCCCAGGGCTTGGTCTCCACGTTGTTCCAGAACATGTACTCCTGGCCCTTACCGGACGTCCACGTGGTCTTGCAGGCCATGGTGCAGGTCTGGCAGGCGATGCACTTGTTGGTGTCGAACACCGCCGCCGCCTGCCGACGGGGCCGTTGGCCCTCGAAGGGGTAGTCCATCTCCCGGCCGATCTGCCAGTTGTACACCTTCGGCATAACTACCTCCGCTTCAAGACGATGAACTCCCCAGCCAGGTACCGGCGCACCGCCTCCGACTCGAAGCGGGGTCGGAAGCCTTGCGCCGCGGGCGCCCACAGGCCCTTGCCGTCCTCCCCACCGGACTCGGCGCGACGGATCCGTACGTAACTCTCCTTCGGCGCACCGATAGCCCCGTGGACGTCGAGGGAAAAGCCAGTGGCCAGGACCTGGCCAATGGTTTCTTTGCGAACGAGGCTGTCCGTCAACAGCGTGGGCCGGAGCCACGCGCGGGTCACGGACTGATGACTGCCATACCGGTAGGCGGCCTGGTAGTTGGTCCGAGGGTTCTTGGCCAATCCGTCCCGGCGCTTCTCGTGCCCCTCCACGCTCCCGTGGGTGGCTACGTAAAAGTGGAACCAGGCGCGGCCGGTCCCCTGCATGATGCTCGGGTAGTAGCGGGCCCGGACGAGCCAACGGAAGATGCGCCGCTCCTCCGGCCTGCGCTCGTAGCCTACGAACGGGCGGTCCTGTGGGTCAGCCTCGCACCACACGTAGTCTCCGTCCGCGATCCCCAAGCGTCGCGCGTCCTCGGGGTTCAGGTCGATGTAGCCCTCGCTGACCCAGGGCTTGCGGCGGTCGTGCCGGTAGAAGTCTCCGAAAGGCCCCCAGAAAACCACGTCCAGGTCCGTGCTGGCTCCCGTGGAGTGGCAGGCGTGGCGGTACTTGGGGGTGATCAAGACGTGCGTATAGCCGATCTTGCGCAGGGGGTGGCGGCTCGCCACGACCTCCTCGGG includes the following:
- the recN gene encoding DNA repair protein RecN, which encodes MLRELHVRNFALLEDVRVEFGPGLNVLTGETGAGKSILLDALGACLGHRVGSDVIRTGATEARVEAVFELARAPEARAALDAAGIPLEDEVLILVREIGGRGRAYANGTPVTVGTLREIGSFFVEIHGQHEGQRLLEPRTHLELLDASGDETVRRLRVEVEEAFARWSGLRSALAELERTERERARRLDLLRWQVQEIEAVHPRPEELAELEAARTRLVHAGRLAEATGGAYEALCGEEGAIRFVGKAAALLRQASQWDPGLYPLLQALEAARVQLDEVGLELRRYAEEVQADPRRLEEVEVRLHALRALQRKYGDTVEEILAYRERALQEIAHLENLELHRAEVEGALREAEGALGHAVAALSAARREAARRLERSVEAHLRELGMPEARFWVGFEIREDPEGVRVLLPEEEHRRLQVTPRGVDRVEFLFSANPGEPPRPLHRVASGGELARLMLALRSALAEAHPTPVMVFDEVDAGVGGHAAHVVGTKLASLARGAQVLCVTHLAQIAARADVHHAIRKVTSGGRTRTEVHRVEGDARVEEIARMLAGDPPTELSRRHAQELLLRHRTARSR
- a CDS encoding CTP synthase, producing MTKYIFITGGVVSGLGKGITAASLGRLLVARGQRVTMLKFDPYVNVDAGTMNPHQHGEVFVTEDGAETDMDLGHYERFLDSDLGRDNNTTTGRIYGAVIQRERLGEYLGATVQIIPHVTNEIKDEIRRVAEQSGADVVIVEVGGTVGDIESLPFLEAIRQFRRQVGEQNCLYVHVSLVPYLPGSGELKTKPTQHSVRELRSIGIQPDIIVCRTPQPLTPSVREKIALFCDVEPEAVIEARDAETIYEVPLILEREGLGRLVVRALGLPDTEPDLEEWREMVDRLRHPRHRVRIALVGKYLGVEDSYVSIVEALRHGGIANNAHVEIVKVDAEDLEALPQEEVEARLHPFDGILVCPGFGSRGVEGKVRAIRYAREKKVPFFGVCYGMQWAVVEFARNVCGLEGANTTEVDPHSPYPVIDLLPEQKAVREKGGTMRLGSYPCHLVPETLAYRAYGQPVVWERHRHRYEVNNELLPRLVERGLRVSGIYPDKNLVEIVELQDHPWFLGTQFHAEYKSRPTRPHPLYRAFVAAALEYAERHREVLPADVRGLTPSH
- a CDS encoding NUDIX hydrolase, with protein sequence MEDRPEEVLSFRYPFEGRLVRVRVEEVRLPSGRTATREIVEHRGAVAMVPVTEGNEVLLVRQYRRALDQWTLEIPAGTLEPGETVEACLHRELAEELGMEADRVEPLLTFFPSPGFLTERVHLYLCTGLRPRPRPQGDEEVLQAVWVPLPEALDMIGREIQDAKSILGILLAARRGGTHGA
- the xerD gene encoding site-specific tyrosine recombinase XerD, with protein sequence MEREELRALLGPVDAFLEHLRLEAGCSPHTCAAYRTDLVDFARFVRARGVTDLRRVSRAEVTLYLFSLRHRGMAPATVARRLAALRALYRFLVQEGETRADPTEDVTGPRRRRPLPRVLSREEVARLLNAPPAQTPEGLRDRAILELLYASGLRVAELVGLEVGDVDLEAELVRVTGKGRRQRVVPVGSYAVRALEAYLTLGRPALLRGRQARALFVSRRGRSLSRQWIWGMLRRYAHLAGIRSPVSPHVLRHSFATHLLEGGADLRAVQELLGHASIATTQIYTHVTREHLRRVFDRAHPRDRIPVP
- a CDS encoding purine-nucleoside phosphorylase, which translates into the protein MRGIWERVQEAVSAIQARVRIRPEIGVVLGTGLGALVDHVERVGTVPYAEIPHFPRPTVEGHAQELVLGHLEGKSVAVLRGRVHLYEGYSPQEVVFPVRVLHGLGCRLLLVTNAAGGLNREWRAGDLMVISDHINLQGTNPLLGPNDERLGPRFPDMSRAYDPELVALAERCALLERIPLRKGVYVAVLGPSYETPAELRMLRLLGADAVGMSTVPEVIAARHLGMRVLGISAITDMATGEVVQPVTHEEVLRVARELEPRFVRLVRCIVRELPL
- a CDS encoding pyrimidine-nucleoside phosphorylase — encoded protein: MRPYDLIRKKRDGGELTAEELTFLVDGFVRGEVADYQVSAWLMSVYFRGMTDRETADLTLAMARSGWMLDLSGIPGPKVDKHSSGGVGDKTSLVVVPLVASCGVKVPKMSGRGLGHTGGTIDKLESIPGLRTEIPIDRFLEQVRRVGCAIVAQSEDLAPADKKMYALRDVTATVDSIPLIASSIMSKKLAAGADAIVLDVKTGSGAFMKRVEDAVRLARSMVEIGRQLGRRTVAVVSDMDQPLGRAVGNALEVREAIGALRGEGPEDLVELCLVLGTQMLLVAGHVQTEEEGRRLLRAQLHSGAGLQKLAEMVAAQGGDPAVVDDPGRLPRASVTVEVTAAESGYVQAMDTEAIGRAAVALGAGRFRREDRIDHGVGLWVEEKVGSSVDRGQPLARLLCRDAETGAVVARCVRMAYRIGPEAPRGRSLIHTLVA
- a CDS encoding 3-hydroxyacyl-CoA dehydrogenase family protein, which encodes MAISRVGVVGCGLMGSGIVEVCARAGYQVVVREVNEDLLRRGLRRVEQSMARAVERQKMTPEERDAAWTRIHGTTRLEELGECDLVIEAITENMDLKKELWRALHGICPNHTIFASNTSSLSITEMASVTGRADRFCGLHFFNPVPVMRLVELVRGALTSEQTVQTCRSFAESLGKTVVVAKDYPGFIVNSLSLPYLLEAVRALERGLATKEDIDTAVRLGLNHPMGPFEFLDLVGIDTTYYIAEAMFAELKDPKYAPPVLLKQMALAGLHGRKTGKGFYEYGG
- a CDS encoding aldo/keto reductase, translated to MQGVWLGGRWVPALGLGTWQWGDRWVWGFGRGYGEEDLRGAFGAAVRAGLRLVDTAEVYGGGYAERLLGRLVRETEAPVLVATKFMPFPWRLTRRSLVRALRASLRRLNLDRVFLYQVHWPFLPRSVEFWAEALADAVEEGLAEQVGVSNFRADQIRRAADRLGRRGVRLATVQVSYSLLDRRPERNGVVDACRELQAVLLAYSPLGMGLLAGRYGPDRLPGGVRRARFARLVHQRADLLRALREVAQARGKTPAQVALNWLVCRGAVPIPGAKNARQVEENAGALGWSLTPEEVAYLESAAPSP